The following proteins are encoded in a genomic region of Cercospora beticola chromosome 8, complete sequence:
- a CDS encoding uncharacterized protein (BUSCO:EOG09262R8O), with amino-acid sequence MDGSRPRSGSLLSQPSTKYNASSSRPPIHTPPASAIDLEGGGAATAGGDYKRGSESDQSIDMELSSMHSSDDETYPPAHDGDYDSDDEETGLTQTERKKRRRRRRRRLSQSHHAHLTAEEKGIAKTALIRRLLINGLLILLWYSFSISISVYNKWMFSAENLDFHFPLFTTSIHMLVQFSLASLVIIFLPRFRPGRDKNGNIIPANPEGDSGQNHEAHRYEQVGSESRPRQQPPKPPLMTKSFYLTRITPCGSATALDIGLGNFSLRFISLTFFTMCKSSVLAFVLLFAFIFRLEQPTIKLCLIILLMTVGVILMVSGEAAFNALGFILVMTASLCSGFRWSLTQILLLRNRATSNPFSSIFFLTPVMFFVLFILAVPIEGPRAVLVGLHDLTEAKGTFVGILLLLFPGCLAFMMVAAEFALLQRTSVVTLSVCGIFKEVLTISAASATFGDELSPINVSGLIVTIASIAAYNWLKYSGMSREAKDEAHAIVSAAEADVQTGKRSSIEQADEFAIGRDSMGSEAGGLMRDSLHLATDHDRSRGPQRNDNLRSPTKRPEDLE; translated from the coding sequence ATGGACGGATCTCGCCCGAGGAGTGGCAGCCTCCTCTCTCAGCCATCAACGAAATACAACGCATCCAGCAGTCGACCTCCCATACACACTCCACCAGCCTCCGCGATCGACCTCGAgggtggaggagcagcgacAGCGGGTggagactataagagagGCTCCGAGTCCGATCAGTCCATCGACATGGAACTGTCCTCCATGCACTCCTCCGACGATGAAACATATCCACCCGCCCACGACGGCGACTACGActccgatgatgaagagacgGGCTTGACACAGACTGAGCGCAAGAAGCGGCGTAGGCGGAGACGGCGGAGGCTATCTCAATCACATCATGCACATCTCACAGCGGAAGAGAAAGGAATAGCAAAGACTGCCCTCATCCGGCGTCTCCTCATAAATGGCCTTCTCATCCTGCTATGGTATTCCTTCAGCATATCCATATCCGTCTACAACAAATGGATGTTCTCGGCAGAGAATCTGGACTTCCACTTCCCCTTATTCACCACCTCCATCCACATGCTGGTACAATTCTCACTCGCGAGCCTGGTCATAATATTCTTACCACGATTCCGGCCGGGAAGAGACAAGAATGGTAACATCATACCCGCAAATCCTGAAGGCGATTCAGGACAAAACCACGAAGCGCATCGCTACGAACAGGTCGGATCGGAAAGCAGGCCCCGCCAACAGCCACCAAAACCACCTCTCATGACCAAATCCTTCTACCTCACCCGCATAACCCCCTGCGGCAGCGCCACAGCCCTGGACATCGGACTAGGAAACTTCTCCCTCCGCTTCATAAGCCTCACATTCTTCACAATGTGCAAATCCTCCGTGTTGGccttcgtcctcctcttcgccttcatTTTCCGCCTCGAGCAACCCACCATAAAACTctgcctcatcatcctcctcatgaCAGTCGGTGTAATCCTCATGGTGTCCGGAGAAGCAGCTTTCAACGCCTTGGGTTTCATTCTTGTAATGACAGCATCACTCTGTTCTGGATTCCGGTGGTCTCTAACACAGATCTTACTCTTGAGGAATCGAGCAACGAGTAATCCCTTCAGTTCGATTTTCTTCTTGACGCCTGTCATGTTTTTTGTACTATTCATTCTGGCTGTTCCAATTGAAGGACCTCGAGCCGTTCTGGTGGGGCTGCACGATTTGACGGAAGCCAAAGGAACTTTTGTTGGCATCCTACTTCTACTCTTCCCAGGATGTCTGGCATTCATGATGGTCGCGGCCGAATTTGCGCTTTTGCAGAGGACATCAGTGGTCACACTCTCCGTTTGCGGGATCTTCAAGGAAGTGTTGACGATCAGTGCGGCGAGCGCGACGTTTGGTGATGAGCTGTCGCCAATTAATGTTTCCGGGCTCATTGTCACCATCGCGAGTATTGCTGCGTACAACTGGTTGAAATATTCAGGAATGAGCAGGGAAGCCAAAGATGAGGCACATGCAATTGTGTCAGCCGCAGAAGCGGATGTACAGACcgggaagaggagcagcatAGAGCAGGCGGATGAGTTCGCAATTGGAAGAGACAGCATGGGCTCGGAAGCTGGAGGTTTGATGCGAGATTCATTGCATTTGGCTACAGATCACGACCGAAGTCGAGGGCCTCAGAGGAATGATAATCTGAGGAGTCCGACGAAACGGCCAGAGGATTTAGAGTAG
- a CDS encoding uncharacterized protein (MEROPS:MER0058228): MAASKIQDVAFHNRGVRIAAHLHLPAKFEEGRKYPALVGVHPAGGVKEQTISLYAQRLATHGFVVVVYDSSYQGASGGEPRLLEDPTTRVEDARCAADFLTTQSFVDAERMGVYGVCAGGGFALAAAQIERRFKAVAGISATPMGEAARSFFGHPIPPAEQIESLEAVSAQRTAQANGAAPVYIPFVPEKLEEID; encoded by the coding sequence ATGGCAGCCAGCAAGATCCAAGATGTCGCTTTCCACAATCGAGGTGTACGCATTGCCGCGCATCTTCATCTACCAGCGAAGTTCGAAGAAGGCCGGAAATACCCTGCGCTTGTCGGCGTTCATCCAGCAGGTGGTGTCAAAGAGCAGACGATTAGCCTCTATGCGCAGCGGCTTGCCACCCATGGCTTTGTGGTAGTGGTCTATGACTCTTCTTATCAGGGTGCAAGTGGAGGGGAGCCGCGTCTCCTGGAGGATCCAACGACGAGGGTGGAAGACGCCAGATGCGCAGCGGACTTCTTGACCACTCAGTCGTTCGTCGACGCTGAACGCATGGGCGTCTATGGTGTATGCGCAGGTGGCGGGTTCGCTCTGGCTGCCGCTCAGATCGAACGACGCTTCAAGGCTGTGGCCGGAATTAGCGCGACGCCCATGGGAGAAGCCGCAAGAAGTTTCTTTGGACATCCCATCCCTCCGGCCGAGCAGATCGAGTCGCTCGAGGCAGTTTCAGCGCAGAGAACAGCTCAAGCCAACGGCGCGGCCCCAGTCTACATCCCTTTCGTTCCAGAAAAGCTGGAAGAGATCGATTAA
- a CDS encoding uncharacterized protein (BUSCO:EOG092630YS) has translation MAIDDTENAKRIIAARKLSATNPRQAEIVYKDILSRPPGQNDKALRDFENALTALGELLRDQQRTQDLVSLIEQTRNVLTSFARAKTAKLVRQLLDLLAAIPKTTDTQIAVTKSSIDWAVSQKQGFLRQSLEVRLVNLYMQTQAYYDALTLINNLLKELKRLDDKLVLVEVQLLESRVYHALGNIPKGRAALTSARTSAASVYTPPLLQAGLDMQSGQLHAEDGDFNTAFSYFIEAMEGYHGLDDATKATAALQYMLLCKIMLNLKDDVDALMTSKHAIKYAGKNLDAMKAVARAHNNRSLEEYEQALHSYRYELGSDRFIASHLRRLYDSMLEQNLIKVIEPFSRVEITHVAKMVGLDVGQVERKLAQMILDRVIIGIVDQGQGVLEIFEEAERDKGYDAALDTIGKLGNVVDVLYANQASLLE, from the exons ATGGCGATAGACGATACTGAGAATGCGAAGCGGATAATCGCAGCCCGGAAGCTGTCTGCAACCAACCCACGGCAGGCAGAGATCGTCTACAAGGACATTCTATCAAGACCGCCGGGACAGAACGACAAGGCATTGCGCGATTTCGAAAATGCTCTCACTGCGCTCGGCGAGCTGCTTCGAGATCAACAGCGCACACAGGACCTCGTCAGCCTCATAGAACAGACGCGGAATGTCCTCACGAGCTTCGCAAGGGCGAAGACAGCAAAGCTGG TACGACAATTgctcgacctcctcgccgccatccCCAAGACCACCGACACGCAGATCGCCGTCACGAAATCATCGATCGATTGGGCCGTTTCTCAGAAGCAAGGCTTTTTGCGACAGAGTCTGGAGGTACGGCTGGTGAACCTGTACATGCAGACACAGGCATACTACGATGCGCTCACTCTCATCAACAACTTGCTCAAGGAGCTCAAGCGGTTGGATGACAAGTTGGTGCTGGTCGAGGTGCAGTTGTTGGAGAGCAGAGTCTACCACGCCTTGGGAAACATTCCTAAGGGAAGAGCTGCACTGACAAGTGCGAGGACAAGCGCGGCATCAGTGTACACACCACCACTTCTGCAAGCTGGGCTGGACATGCAGTCTGGACAGCTACACGCTGAAGACGGTGACTTCAACACGGCATTCTCATATTTCATCGAAGCCATGGAGGGCTATCACGGACTGGACGATGCTACCAAGGCAACTGCTGCTCTGCAGTACATGCTTCTCTGCAAGATCATGCTGAACCTCAaggacgatgtcgatgcgCTCATGACCTCGAAGCATGCCATTAAGTACGCAGGAAAGAACTTGGACGCCATGAAGGCCGTCGCTCGTGCACACAACAATCGGAGTCTGGAAGAGTACGAGCAGGCTCTGCACTCAtatcgctacgagctcggAAGCGATCGCTTCATCGCATCACATTTGCGTCGCCTCTACGACAGCATGTTGGAGCAGAACTTGATCAAGGTCATTGAGCCATTCTCGCGCGTCGAGATCACCCACGTTGCGAAGATGGTCGGGTTGGATGTTGGTCAGGTCGAGCGCAAGCTGGCGCAGATGATTCTGGATCGAgtcatcatcggcatcgttGACCAGGGGCAAGGTGTGCTCGAGATTTTCGAAGAAGCGGAGCGGGACAAGGGCTACGACGCCGCGCTCGACACGATTGGGAAGCTGGGCAACGTGGTCGATGTGCTGTACGCGAACCAGGCGAGCCTGCTTGAGTAG
- the ISU1 gene encoding iron-binding protein, with the protein MFKRVLATAPVTATSALRTAANSTTRTAFAARTAAPVVQQPARRSYHEKVLDHYNNPRNVGSMKKTDADVGTGLVGAPACGDVMKLQIKVGKDKDGKDMIEDVKFKTFGCGSAIASSSYLTELVRGMTLEQAGRIKNTEIAKELCLPPVKLHCSMLAEDAIKSAISNYYTKNPKQKATDLGGTGAAMPKIEVETVTAGAAA; encoded by the exons ATGTTTAAGCGTGTCCTCGCCACAGCGCCGGTCACGGCCACCTCCGCTCTCCGCACAGCAGCGAACTCAACAACACGAACCGCCTTCGCCGCACGGACAGCAGCGCCTGTAGTCCAACAACCCGCGCGCCGCTCGTACCATGAGAAGGTCCTCGACCACTACAACAACCCGCGCAATGTCGGCAGCATGAAGAAGACCGACGCAGATGTCGGCACTGGACTCGTCGGTGCACCCGCATGCGGAGACGTCATGAAGCTGCAGATCAAGGTCGGCAAAGACAAAGACGGCAAGGACATGATCGAAGATGTCAAGTTCAAGACATTCGGCTGCGGGTCTGCGATTGCCAGTTCGAGTTATTTGACTGAGTTGGTGAGAGGAATGACGCTGGAGCAAGCCGGCCGGATCAAGAACACGGAGATCGCGAAGGAACTTTGCCTGCCGCCTGTGAAGT TGCACTGCTCCATGCTTGCAGAGGACGCCATCAAATCCGCCATCAGCAACTACTACACCAAGAATCCCAAGCAAAAGGCCACAGATCTTGGAGGTACTGGCGCCGCCATGCCTAAGATTGAAGTGGAGACTGTGACTGCCGGTGCGGCGGCGTAG
- a CDS encoding uncharacterized protein (MEROPS:MER0219770), with product MGILKDLETFMVNTGHLREAGIPSVSVAYLDDPLSPIQHNVTSRGEENCETIYQACSISKAITALAVAKLVDQGRLKYETKAIDHIPANIINAIVDDNTRHLLRYVTIAMLLSHRSGLSQHGFPGYMGEPAKYAEIFTGKPPSNTPRIRFDSFPGSCFSYSGGGFTLLQLVLEQITWTPFADLMQEMVLTPLNMHRSRYGDPAPGDNNYARAHVTAFTPGTPSPRGYHRFTELAAAGLWTTPSDLLKATSAIQKSLYSNDGFLTTKTARKMLSLAAPHDENSSMGLGWALNETFFGHSGDNDPGYTCYVLSTHRIKEIPECINNPRLMSLAIMTNSALGWPVIKKLVAAIFAFRGWPQYDKLPGCGKLTDIVPYPVPEGVNFGDLWTDFIGTWTARKKPPQSRNSPPTPTISVTPANAFHSFQSPQIQSPDGRVQTPTLLVNSLNLGGVGTGTKTPTSTNSNEVTVGEWELFSDNGIPMLAFEGVGESMRLHPGAAPWYRLGGRVVQTFSVIGLELAIRLCSNKKYLDWGVMNGGSPGGGAGWHAVPVGGGGQDGGAEDELWIELVQGNDGDVVTLRRVG from the coding sequence ATGGGCATCTTAAAAGACCTTGAGACATTCATGGTCAACACTGGCCATCTTAGAGAGGCCGGCATTCCATCAGTGTCAGTGGCTTATCTCGATGATCCTCTAAGTCCGATACAGCACAACGTCACTTCGAGAGGCGAAGAGAATTGCGAAACGATATACCAAGCCTGCAGCATATCGAAGGCGATAACAGCGTTAGCTGTCGCCAAGCTTGTGGACCAAGGCAGATTGAAATACGAGACCAAGGCCATCGACCATATCCCAGCAAACATCATAAACGCTATTGTCGACGATAATACAAGACATTTGCTACGATATGTGACGATAGCCATGCTTCTCAGCCATCGGTCCGGCTTGTCCCAACATGGCTTTCCCGGATATATGGGCGAGCCTGCGAAGTACGCGGAGATTTTTACTGGCAAGCCGCCTTCCAACACACCGCGAATACGGTTTGACAGCTTTCCTGGGAGTTGCTTCAGCTACTCGGGAGGAGGCTTTACCCTTCTACAGTTAGTACTGGAGCAGATCACTTGGACACCGTTCGCCGACCTGATGCAGGAAATGGTATTGACGCCATTAAATATGCATCGAAGTCGCTATGGCGATCCCGCTCCTGGCGACAATAACTATGCCAGAGCACATGTGACTGCCTTCACACCCGGCACTCCCTCACCTCGGGGCTACCATCGATTTACGGAgcttgcagcagctggactTTGGACGACCCCTTCGGATCTACTCAAAGCGACTTCCGCAATACAGAAATCGCTCTATTCAAACGACGGCTTCCTGACTACCAAGACAGCACGCAAGATGCTCAGTCTCGCAGCTCCTCATGATGAAAACTCATCGATGGGTCTTGGATGGGCTCTGAACGAGACGTTCTTCGGGCATTCGGGAGACAACGATCCAGGATATACCTGCTACGTGCTTTCCACGCACAGAATCAAAGAAATACCTGAATGCATTAACAACCCTCGCCTCATGAGCCTCGCCATCATGACGAACTCCGCCCTCGGGTGGCCGGTAATCAAGAAATTGGTAGCGGCAATATTTGCGTTCCGAGGTTGGCCACAGTACGATAAACTGCCCGGTTGTGGAAAACTGACCGACATTGTGCCTTACCCTGTTCCCGAAGGTGTCAACTTTGGAGACTTGTGGACTGATTTTATTGGCACATGGACAGCGCGAAAGAAACCGCCACAGTCCAGGAACTCGCCACCGACACCAACGATCTCTGTGACACCGGCGAATGCGTTTCACTCTTTCCAGTCTCCACAAATTCAAAGTCCCGATGGTCGCGTTCAAACGCCCACTCTCCTTGTGAATTCACTGAATCTGGGAGGCGTTGGTACGGGAACAAAGACACCAACCAGCACAAACTCAAATGAAGTGACTGTAGGAGAGTGGGAACTCTTCTCGGATAATGGCATCCCCATGCTTGCCTTCGAAGGCGTTGGTGAATCAATGCGACTACACCCAGGTGCGGCTCCGTGGTACAGGTTAGGTGGCCGCGTCGTCCAGACTTTCAGTGTGATTGGACTTGAGCTGGCGATCAGATTGTGCTCGAACAAGAAGTACCTGGACTGGGGTGTCATGAATGGGGGTTCtcctggtggtggtgctggatGGCATGCTGTTCCGGTAGGCGGTGGTGGACAAGATGGTGGTGCGGAGGACGAATTGTGGATTGAATTGGTCCAAGGAAATGATGGGGATGTGGTAACATTGAGGAGAGTAGGGTGA
- a CDS encoding uncharacterized protein (BUSCO:EOG0926115V) — translation MFYEASLLSKTGPLARVWLASNLDRKLTKQNVMQANLENNVKDIIGENQAPLALRLSGQLLLGVVKIYNRKAKYLMDDCSDALLKIKMAFRPGNVDLPSDQSHKANPAALTLPDTITDLDLFAPMPDPEELLREPEARAPGQDPTLLDYGMSQIMDSQTPTRTQKRALALDDDDLGLDLGLEPDDERAAATPESDGPSIEMGRRAATPRPDQPTLLENDDLGLDFGFDNDTTLRQTTEQPDDLLPGADDDMAMGGMDEDVERANAAALERAQAAAEQRQRDSASPLSTVRSSVERDLERTFQLDQAAMNEDDETMVQAAQRVKRRKLVRMDHETTMKNADIKKLQDDRSAITKAPTYLPRDPLLLSLMEMQRNGTFVSNLMGDGRMQGWAPELRGILSLEVVRSAGDKKRKRDSGIADVDTGSDRQETPQLEIPVDEDSGVQMGGAGADFDATVDDEEAPLNLDDDIHEDDAYDAGVNFDITEAPLLHPSQSGPVAIGTKKMVHMLREHFAPDHPKDANEPPTPSKRVKTVAKFTDLCPENQTTRQDATKMFFELLVLGTKDAIAVEQDSKGLGNPIKVRGKRGLWGDWAEMQSGGEIASQEQDATAAADAAASRARELATEVSIEA, via the exons ATGTTCTACGAGGCATCGCTGTTGTCCAAGACGGGGCCACTGGCTCGCGTCTGGCTCGCCTCCAATCTGGACCGGAAGCTTACCAAACAGAATGTGATGCAAGCGAACCTGGAGAACAATGTGAAAGACATTATCGGCGAGAATCAGGCCCCACTCGCGCTTCGTCTGAGCGGGCAACTGCTACTGGGTGTCGTCAAGATTTACAACCGAAAGGCCAAATACTTGATGGACGACTGCAGCGATGCATTGCTCAAAATCAAGATG GCATTCCGGCCTGGAAACGTCGACCTGCCGAGTGATCAATCCCACAAAGCTAACCCAGCTGCTTTGACTCTCCCGGATACAATCACTGATCTAGATCTCTTCGCGCCTATGCCTGATCCTGAGGAACTTCTCCGTGAACCTGAGGCGCGTGCGCCAGGACAGGACCCAACCCTTCTCGACTATGGCATGAGTCAGATCATGGACTCCCAGACTCCTACGCGTACTCAGAAACGAGCTTTGGCactggacgacgacgatctcGGATTGGATCTCGGGCTTGAACCCGACGATGAGCGTGCAGCTGCTACACCTGAAAGCGATGGCCCAAGTATTGAAATGGGCCGTCGTGCAGCGACTCCTCGACCAGATCAACCGACTCTCCTTGAAAATGACGACCTTGGACTCGATTTTGGTTTCGATAACGACACGACTCTCCGGCAGACTACCGAGCAACCTGATGATCTACTCCCTGGCGCTGATGATGACATGGCGATGGGGGGCATGgacgaggatgttgagaggGCCAATGCCGCTGCTCTTGAACGCGCTCAAGCTGCTGCGGAGCAACGCCAACGAGATTCCGCATCGCCTCTATCGACCGTTCGTAGCAGTGTCGAGCGCGATCTGGAGCGAACTTTCCAACTCGACCAGGCAGCCATgaatgaggacgacgaaACGATGGTCCAAGCCGCGCAGCGCGTCAAGCGACGAAAGCTCGTGCGCATGGACCACGAGACCACCATGAAGAACGCCGACATCAAGAAACTTCAAGACGATCGATCCGCTATTACCAAGGCACCTACTTATCTACCTCGTGATCCTCTTCTCCTGTCACTGATGGAAATGCAACGCAACGGCACTTTTGTCAGCAATCTCATGGGTGATGGTCGCATGCAAGGCTGGGCACCAGAACTCCGCGGCATACTGTCCCTCGAAGTCGTCCGTAGCGCGGgcgacaagaagcgcaagcgagACTCTGGCATCGCAGACGTCGATACGGGTAGCGACAGGCAGGAGACTCCTCAACTTGAAATTCCTGTTGACGAAGACTCTGGTGTCCAAATGGGAGGTGCCGGAGCAGACTTCGATGCCACtgtcgatgacgaagaagctccATTGAATCTGGACGATGACAttcacgaagacgacgcctATGACGCTGGCGTCAATTTCGATATCACCGaagctcctctcctccacccTTCACAATCTGGCCCCGTGGCCATCGGCACAAAGAAGATGGTCCACATGCTCCGCGAACATTTCGCGCCTGATCACCCCAAAGACGCTAATGAACCTCCAACCCCTAGCAAACGCGTGAAGACCGTGGCGAAATTCACAGATCTATGTCCTGAAAATCAGACCACGCGACAAGACGCAACTAAGAtgttcttcgagcttcttgtccttgGCACGAAGGATGCAATCGCCGTTGAGCAAGATAGCAAGGGTCTGGGTAATCCTATCAAGGTCCGAGGGAAGCGAGGACTGTGGGGTGACTGGGCAGAGATGCAATCTGGAGGAGAGATCGCTAGCCAAGAACAAgatgctactgctgctgctgatgcggCCGCCTCGAGGGCGCGGGAATTGGCTACGGAGGTCTCGATCGAAGCTTAA